caagtgacatcaataagggatcatagttttcacctggtcagtttgtcaaggaaagagcaggtgttcctcatgttttgtaaactcagtgtaatTTAGAGAGCCTTTTCTTGACCTAGTGCCGTGAAACTTTAACATTTATCATAGGTATCTCTTCCTCCAACCTCCAGTCATGGACTGGTCCACTCACGTTGCATCGTTGCCCTTTTCTGTCAACACCCGCAGGATGAACTCTCCCTGCTGATTGGTCTCCGCGGTGGAGGGGATGATGACATAATGGCCGGGCGCCAGGCGACCGCGAATCACCACCTCTGTTCGCTGGGCGTAACCCTGGGTGCTGATGAGTGGGCGAAGCAAGCTCAGGTCCAGAGAGGACAGGTAAGCGCACTCTGAGCGTGCCTGGGAAGAGAGGGGTAGGTATTGTAGGGTGTACACACACATTTCCACACTGAGAAAAATTCTGCCACACTCAAATATTCCCTCACTTCTTCCCCTCTCATATTTAGTGTGGCTCATTTAAATCTACTCTGGTTGTATTTCCTGTTGGGTGTGTTTGTGAACGTGTGCATACATTaatgtgcaggtgtgtgtgtaccttgtagATATCCAGGCCGATGCCCAGGTGGACTCCTCTGAGTCTCTGGTGCTTCTGCATGAGGGCCACCAGGAAGGAACAGGTCAGCTCAGGGTCACTGGGGTCATCGTCCTCCTCCAGCAGGGTCAAGTGGAACTGAGGGTTCTGCCAGAACcagcctagacacacacacatatatccaGTACATAAAGATGTACAATACTTAATATTTATGTACAATAAACACATGGATATCAATCTATTCTTCTCTGATTATGTATGAGTGAAAATTATTTTTGTCatagttgtggtgtgtgtgtgtgtgtgtgtgtgggtcagtaGGATTGTGCCTTTTCTTACCCCCTCTGGGAGAACCCCCGGCAGAGATGTGTGGTACCCATCTCCCATGATGCATTGTGCAGTTCCATGGTCTCTGTGTGGCGCCCGGCTTGCTCAGGGTCTCCTCACTCAGGTGACACACCTCCATCGACTCAAAGTTCTGACGGAAGTCTGACACCGCCATcctgagagcgagggagagggagagaaggggggagagacaagacagagagtaaagagagagaaagagagagaggttattAATATATGAGAACAGGTGAAGTATGGAGGCACAAAGTGAGAGTCTATGAAGAGAGAGGTCCACTTACCAGAACTCCCCGTCCTCCTTCTGAACCCTGTCCAGACGCTTCTGCTCCTCCTCACGGACATGACTCCACTCAGGCCTGtggacagacaaacacactgtGAGGAACctgccccaaacacacacacacagacacagtggtaATGGTTTGATTAATAGCTAGCTAACCCATTCATGTCACTCCAGggtccctcccactctgtctttCCCCAGGGGTTGTGAACACGGACCAGCTCCACAGTCTCATACTTTTTCTTCACCTGAGGGAGTGGAAGAGACAGAGAGTCACCCAACCTGAAAACCTATTTGACTATTAAATACAGGAAACCCAACACTACTGAATGTGTGCAGGTTTTGGCCGGCGGCTTTTGGATACTATTGGCCTTGGTGTGCAGTCGTGAATCTGAGAGTGAATTTGACAACAGTGCTTAGTATCCAGCAGAGGGGGTAGTCTTACCTTTTCAAACCCCGTTACAGAGTAGGCATGTCTGAACAGGATTCCAAACCCATTTCTCTGCTCAAGAGGGCCCTGTGGGAAAACCAACCcagacacacacaacatcatTTATGTTCATGTGTAAGCAAAGTAGAACAGAAGGTTATACCACTGTATTCTGTGGGTTTGAATCATAATACACATAGAAAGGTTACGCACACAAAATAAATGTCCATCAGAAAGATGAGCTTGGCACCTACGTTTCATCACTACGTCCCCTGTAACTTCCCCAGaaacggtacacacacacacacctggcagttGGCACAGTTGATGAGGGCTCCCTTGGCCAGAAGGGGCTTGAGGAAGGCTGCCAGGTCCTTGGGCAGAGAAGCCACAGTCAGCACCTCCGTCACGCCCCCTGTCATGTCCACCATGGCCTCGTGGGGGAAGCCCATGTTCAGGGCCTGATAGCCCCCCTTCAGTCTGACAGAGAGGGTGAATCACAACAGGTAAGTTCCGAGGTCAGAGTCCAGAGCAGCATTCCAGTGCAGTGGTCAAACTGGTACGTCCTGGTATTATCAACTTTAGCCTTATGCAACTTCAAAACCACATGCAAAAGGAGGTAATTACACTGACAAGATAGAATGACATTGAGATACAGTTCTAGACAAACACAGAGTTAAAAGATCAAATAATTTGCTTCTGCAtccagaagtgtgtgtgtgacaggataGCAGAAAAAAACCAGCATGCATAGAACACCAGAGatcgcacagacagacagacactgactTGGCGTAGGCCTTCTCCAACAGAGCGCTCCAGAACTCTCTTTTCTCTGAGGAGCAAAGGTAGATCAGCTTGCCCTTTTGCGTAGGCAGCAGGTCATCAACCTTCACCTTCACCCACTCACCGTACTGCCAgaactacagacagacacacacacacacacacacacacaggtattaaTTGTAATTTCAGAGATGGGCATCAACCAACTCCAACTAAATAGTAATTCACCCATATCTCCTATTTACAGGAGTGCAAATTCAACAACCCCTTGATAAATACTGTACAGCCTAATATGGTGTGATTAATGTCCTGAGGCTGACCTGGAAATAAAAGCTGCCGTTGTAACCCTCCAGGAAGCTCTGTCCCATGGGCACCACTCGCTCCAACAGCTGGCGATGCAGGGAGAGGGATGCCACCGCAGACAGGAACCAGCAGTCACCTAATCAACAGAGagcaggggaggacagagggCCAGGTaaaggtatattatatatatatatatatatatatatatacactgctcaaaaaacagctggtagagcacggcgcttgtaacgccaaggtagtgggttcgatccccgggaccacccttacacaaaaatgtatgcacgcatgactgtaagtcgctttggataaaagcgtctgctaaatggcattttattattattataagtcaatcacacttctgtgaaatcaaactgtccacttaggaagcaacactgattgacaatacatttcacatgctgttgtgcaaatggaatagacaacaggtggaaattataggcaattagcaagacacccccaataaaggactggttttgcaggtggtgaccacagaccacttctcagttcctatgcttcctggctgatgttttggtcacttttgaatgctggcggtgcattcactctagtggtagcatgagacggagtctacaacccacacaagtggctcaggtagtgcagctcatccaggatggcacatcaatgcaagctgtggcaagaaggtttgctgtgtctgtcagcgtagtgtccagagcatggaggcgctaccaggagacaggccagtacatcaggagacgtggaggaggccgtaggagggcaacaacccagcagcaggactgctacctccgcctttgtgcaaggaggagcactgccagagccctgcaaaatgacctccagcaggccacagatgtgcatgtgtctgctcaaacggttagaaacagactccatgagggtggtatgagggcccgacgtccacaggtgggggttgtgcttacagcccaacaccgtgcaggacgtttggcatttgccagagaacaccaagattggcaaattcgcgcCACTGgcgcctgtgctcttcacagatgaaagcaggttcacactgagcacatgtgacagacgtgacagagtctggagacgccgtggagaatgttctgctgcctgcaacatcctccagcatgaccggtttggcggtgggtcagtcatggtgtgggggtggcatttctttgggggccgcacagccctccatgtgctcagaggtagcctgactgccattaggtaccgagatgagatcctcggaccccttgtgagaccatatgctggtgcggttggccctgggatcctcctaatgcaagacaatgctagacctcatgtggctggagtgtgtcagcagttcctgcaagaggaaggcattgatgctatggactggcccgcccctgccccagacctgaatccaattgagcacatctgggacatcatgtctcgctccatccaccaacgtcacgttgcaccacagactgtccaggagttggcggatgctttagtccaggtctgggaggagatccctcaggagaccatccgccacctcatcaggagcatgcccaggtgttgtagggaggtcatacaggcacgtggaggccacacacactactgagccgagCCTCATttagacttgttttaaggacattacatcaaagttggatcagcctgtagtgtggttttccactttaattttgagggtgactccaaatccagacctccatgggttgataaatttgatttccattgataatttgtgtgattttgttgtcagcacattcaactatgtaaagaaaaaagtatttaataagattatttcattcattcagatctaggatgtgttattttagtgttccctttatttttttgagcagtgtatatcacaTTCACTTCACTGGGTAAGTCAAGGGAGAGCATGTTTAGTAGTTTGATGACAGCCACCTGGCGTTTACTGTACAGTAGGTCAGACATACAATTAATTAATGATGTCAATGCCATTCTGTACTCTTGGGTAGAATTTTTCCATCAATGGGAGAAAACTTTGGGTAATAAGGAAACAGATCAACCGTATCCCTGCTTATTGTGGTACTGCAATGGCTGGAAACAagactaagggctctattcaatctgtatcaatGCTTCAGCATTACAGATTCCACAATAGAAATgttaaggtaatttccgattgagcagaCATATGCAGAGTTTACGGTGAATGCAGCCTCCACtaaagtctcccgagtggcgcagtggtctatggcactgcatcgcagtgctagctgtgccactagagatcctggttcgaatccaggctctgtcgtagccggccacgaccgggagacccatggggcggcgcacaattcgtccagggtaggggagggaatggccggcagggatgtagagcatggcgtttgcaacaccagggttgtgggttcgattccgaccgggggccagtatgaaaaataaaaagataatgtaagtcgctctggataagagcgtctgctaaatgatgtaaatgtaaagtgggaacattgcctttaaatttcaatcacgctgtaaagcaAAATTTCCGCGATGCAGATTGAATAGGGCCCTAATATGTTAAGAGGCAGGTGGAAAGCCACTGCTTCGGGCAACATACATACGGCATGTTCCACTTACTCAGAACCCCCTGACACACGTCCATACGTGTTGCTCCATCCACTATGAACTGTGCTGAAGGGAAGATATCCTGGGGAGAGAAAGCAAGACACAACATGCCTCTTAAACGTTTAGCGGAGTTTCCCCTTTACTGGGAAAAATGAAGTGCATAACCACATACCAGGGACATAAATATACTCTGTTTAAGTTATCTAAAGTAGTGGAGACAACTGTTGCTTTTTAAAGTTTGGTTTATTTAATGATTGACTGAACACTAC
The DNA window shown above is from Coregonus clupeaformis isolate EN_2021a chromosome 6, ASM2061545v1, whole genome shotgun sequence and carries:
- the LOC121567523 gene encoding calpain-9-like isoform X2: MDVCQGVLSDCWFLSAVASLSLHRQLLERVVPMGQSFLEGYNGSFYFQFWQYGEWVKVKVDDLLPTQKGKLIYLCSSEKREFWSALLEKAYAKLKGGYQALNMGFPHEAMVDMTGGVTEVLTVASLPKDLAAFLKPLLAKGALINCANCQGPLEQRNGFGILFRHAYSVTGFEKVKKKYETVELVRVHNPWGKTEWEGPWSDMNGPEWSHVREEEQKRLDRVQKEDGEFWMAVSDFRQNFESMEVCHLSEETLSKPGATQRPWNCTMHHGRWVPHISAGGSPRGGWFWQNPQFHLTLLEEDDDPSDPELTCSFLVALMQKHQRLRGVHLGIGLDIYKARSECAYLSSLDLSLLRPLISTQGYAQRTEVVIRGRLAPGHYVIIPSTAETNQQGEFILRVLTEKGNDATPAGKPGTEENSPTQPSFPHLSALPSPEATRQLFKKHSNKKGECLPLELLNLLTEAIKGGVLAGSEKMLVLEHCKSFVVLMDRRGLAQLDWQGFQALWDKIRKWTDIFMTFDINKSQLLEYPEVSPALNAAGMQVDDFVLQLIGLRYTEPDMTISYPGFLYLLMKLDSMIHTFQAYDIVGMGTISVSYRQWLHITMYN
- the LOC121567523 gene encoding calpain-9-like isoform X1 gives rise to the protein MTDSNDMESPVAEKGTAEATTEDLGSSFTSKRWFSSLLADKPSPVLHKPDNSGNSMDDGLFVDHDFPMGDMRLHPAMEWKRPKDIFPSAQFIVDGATRMDVCQGVLSDCWFLSAVASLSLHRQLLERVVPMGQSFLEGYNGSFYFQFWQYGEWVKVKVDDLLPTQKGKLIYLCSSEKREFWSALLEKAYAKLKGGYQALNMGFPHEAMVDMTGGVTEVLTVASLPKDLAAFLKPLLAKGALINCANCQGPLEQRNGFGILFRHAYSVTGFEKVKKKYETVELVRVHNPWGKTEWEGPWSDMNGPEWSHVREEEQKRLDRVQKEDGEFWMAVSDFRQNFESMEVCHLSEETLSKPGATQRPWNCTMHHGRWVPHISAGGSPRGGWFWQNPQFHLTLLEEDDDPSDPELTCSFLVALMQKHQRLRGVHLGIGLDIYKARSECAYLSSLDLSLLRPLISTQGYAQRTEVVIRGRLAPGHYVIIPSTAETNQQGEFILRVLTEKGNDATPAGKPGTEENSPTQPSFPHLSALPSPEATRQLFKKHSNKKGECLPLELLNLLTEAIKGGVLAGSEKMLVLEHCKSFVVLMDRRGLAQLDWQGFQALWDKIRKWTDIFMTFDINKSQLLEYPEVSPALNAAGMQVDDFVLQLIGLRYTEPDMTISYPGFLYLLMKLDSMIHTFQAYDIVGMGTISVSYRQWLHITMYN